From one Trachemys scripta elegans isolate TJP31775 chromosome 14, CAS_Tse_1.0, whole genome shotgun sequence genomic stretch:
- the LOC117887389 gene encoding olfactory receptor 14A16-like: MSNRTTVTVFLLLGFSDVQELQILHFVVFLVIYLVALVGNLLIFMAIAFDHHLHTPMYFFLMNLSIIDLGSISVTVPKSMANSLMNTKSISYAGCVSQVFFLFFLLGAGFFLLTIMAYDRYVAICQPLHYERMMNSRACVQMAAGAWISGILNSLLHTGNTFALSFCGSNMVDQFFCEIPQLLKLSCSDSYLSEVGVLAFSMCLVLGCFVFIIVSYVQIFKSVLRIPSEQGRHKAFSTCLPHLTVVSLFVCTGAIAYLKPTSSSPSALDLVVAVLYSVLPPIMNPIVYSLRNKEMKAALRRLTGCR, translated from the coding sequence atgtccaaccGAACCACCGTGACCGTGTTCCTTCTCCTcggattctctgatgttcaggagctgcagattttgcactttgTGGTGTTTCTTGTGATTTACCTGGTAGCCCTGGTGGGGAATCTTCTGATCTTCATGGCCATAGCCTTTGACcaccaccttcacacccccatgtacttcttcctgatgaATCTGTCCATCATAGACCTTGGCTCCATCTCTGTCACCGTTCCCAAATCCATGGCAAACTCCCTCATGAACACCAAGTCCATTTCCTATGCTGGATGTGTTTCCCAagtcttcttcctcttcttcttgtTGGGAGCAGGTTTTTTCCTTCTCACCATCATGGCGTACGACCGATATGTCGccatctgccaaccactgcactatgAGAGAATGATGAACAGCagagcttgtgtccaaatggcagctggtgcctggatcagTGGGATTCTCAACTCTCTACTACACACCGGGAACACGTTTGCATTGAGCTTCTGTGGAAGCAACATggtggatcagttcttctgtgagATCCCCCAGCTACTCAAGCTCTCCTGCTCTGACTCATATCTGAGTGAAGTTGGGGTTCTTGCCTTTAGTATGTGTTTAGTCTTAGGCTGCTTTGTTTTTATCATTGTGTCATATGTTCAGATCTTCAAATCAGTGCTCAgaatcccctctgagcagggccggcataaagccttctccacctgccttccTCACCTCACTGTGGTCTCCTTGTTTGTTTGCACTGGGGCCATTGCCTACCTgaaacccacctccagctccccaTCTGCTCTGGATCTTGTGGTGGCAGTTCTCTATTCCGTATTGCCACCAATCATGAATCCAATtgtctacagcctgaggaacaaggagatgAAAGCTGCCCTGAGGAGACTGACTGGGTGTAGGTAA
- the LOC117887527 gene encoding olfactory receptor 6N1-like, translating into MADRNWRNQTVVTEFILLAFGELPDLQILLFLMFLVIYMATVAGNMLIIALVMADQHLHNPMYFFLGNLSCLETCYTSTLLPRMLASLLTGDKTISFRGCFSQLYFFGSLVATECYLLAAMSYDRYLAICKPLHYSTLMNNRFCLQLSAGSWLNGCLASTVLILFLSQLTFCGPNEIDHFYCDPIPLMELSCSDTHLSILVDFILACVFTLPPFLLTLMSYVFILASILRIPSTTGRQKAFSTCSSHLTVVTIFYGTIMIFYMLPKRDTLRELKKVLSLCFTVLTPLVNPLIYSLRNREVKEALSKAVSKCGFHKNMQRL; encoded by the coding sequence ATGGCAGACAGAAACTGGAGAAACCAAACGGTTGTCACAGAATTTATCCTCCTGGCATTCGGAGAACTCCCTGACCTgcaaattcttctcttcctgatGTTCCTAGTGATCTACATGGCAACCGTGGCCGGGAACATGCTCATCATTGCACTAGTTatggctgatcagcaccttcacaaccccatgtacttcttcctggggaatttGTCCTGcctggagacctgctacacctccacactcctgcccaggatgctggccagtctcctgactggggacaaaACCATCTCATTCAGGGGCTGCTTCTCACAACTGTATTTCTTTGGTTCTCTGGTAGCTACAGAATGCTATCTCCTAGCAGcaatgtcttatgatcggtatttagcgatatgtAAACCCCTGCACTATTCAACTCTTATGAATAACAGATTTTGCCTCCAGTTGTCTGCTGGGTCATGGTTAAATGGTTGTTTGGCCAGTACAGTCCTTATATTATTCCTATCACAGTTAACATTTTGTGGCCcgaatgaaattgaccatttctattGTGACCCCATCCCACTGATGGaactctcctgcagtgacacACACCTGAGCATATTGGTGGATTTCATACTAGCCTGTGTATtcaccctgcctccattcctaCTAACCCTGATGTCCTACGTGTTTATCCTTGCCAgcatcctgagaatcccttccacgACCGGGagacaaaaggccttttccacctgctcctctcatcTCActgtggtgacaattttctatggaaCCATAATGATTTTCTACATGCTACCGAAACGTGATACACTCAGAGAGCTGAAGAAAGTGCTCTCTCTTTGCTTCACGGTCCTAACTCCCCTGGtaaaccccctcatctacagcctgagaaacagagaggtcaaggaagccTTGAGCAAAGCAGTCAGTAAATGTGGCTTTCACAAAAACATGCAGAGACTCTGA